Proteins found in one Drosophila innubila isolate TH190305 chromosome X, UK_Dinn_1.0, whole genome shotgun sequence genomic segment:
- the LOC117789639 gene encoding uncharacterized protein LOC117789639 isoform X1, with the protein MFVALAALLLLCCCSAPCAAADELPHKLQDDSKHAQEIPSSKPENPNPLLAIPKWINEDYFRPIIEKDVTDFVRIKNFTSIAATKAGDNFSSIMVRVIVDIELKDGSEQEMSYILKTVLENSKGGSMFPRETNMYQTQIPNFIRLYKEAGVDVQLGPKCVHIDENPDGITIVMEDLKRQKFQNVDRTKGLDMEHMRGVLHKAAELHAASAVTYEQNGPFNEMYNHTLYNENHRERWEKVLKLRNVQYIQAMREWQLPDVEKYIAKVLSPRETFDIGKRLSKVDENEFNCLNHGDLWCNNVMFSEDRTLLIDFQLVKWGSPAHDLWYLIASSSSLDIKITEFDHFIEIYHTRLVECLKLLKYSKPIPTLRELHIMMLKYGDLGMITATGILVIALLPHDKNFDINNYYAQGPEGDDFRYKAFSNPYYVKAMLQLNPFLNNKGLL; encoded by the exons GAGATCCCATCTAGTAAGCCAGAGAATCCCAACCCGCTTCTCGCCATTCCCAAGTGGATAAACGAAGACTATTTTCGTCCAATAATTGAAAAAGATGTGACGGACTTTGTGAGGATAAAGAACTTTACATCCATAGCAGCAACGAAAGCAGGTGACAACTTCTCCTCAATCATGGTGAGAGTAATCGTTGACATTGAGCTTAAAG ATGGCAGTGAGCAGGAAATGTCCTACATTCTAAAGACGGTTTTAGAGAACAGTAAAGGAGGTAGTATGTTTCCCAGGGAAACGAATATGTATCAGACCCAAATACCCAACTTTATCAGGCTCTATAAGGAGGCAGGCGTGGACGTTCAACTCGGACCCAAATGTGTCCATATTGATGAAAATCCGGATGGTATAACAATCGTGATGGAGGATCTGAAACGACAGAAATTTCAGAACGTTGATCGCACCAAGGGACTCGATATGGAACACATGCGTGGGGTTCTACACAAAGCGGCCGAGTTGCATGCCGCCTCTGCGGTAACCTACGAACAAAATGGACCCTTTAACGAGATGTACAATCATACCCTGTATAATGAAAACCATCGTGAAAGATGGGAGAAAGTGCTTAAACTTCGAAATGTGCAGTATATTCAGGCAATGCGGGAATGGCAACTTCCGGATGTGGAGAAATATATTGCAAAGGTTTTATCTCCAAGGGAGACGTTCGATATTGGAAAAAGACTGTCGAAAGTCGACGAAAATGAATTCAATTGCTTAAACCACGGTGATCTATGGTGTAACAATGTAATGTTTTCTGAAGATCGCACTTTGCTTATCGATTTTCAACTTGTAAAATGGGGATCTCCTGCCCATGATCTTTGGTATTTAATAGCATCGTCTTCCTCACTGGACATTAAGATCACGGAATTTGATCATTTCATTGAAATCTATCACACGCGTTTGGTGGAATGCCtcaaattactaaaatattCCAAGCCCATTCCCACACTGAGGGAATTACACATCATGATGCTCAAATACGGCGATTTGG GTATGATCACGGCGACTGGTATTTTAGTGATTGCACTTTTGCCACATGATAAGAATTTCgatataaataattactatGCCCAGGGCCCTGAAGGCGACGATTTTCGTTATAAAGCTTTTTCTAATCCCTACTACGTGAAAGCTATGCTCCAGCTAAATCCGTTCCTCAACAACAAAGGGCTTCTATGA
- the LOC117794111 gene encoding aladin, whose product MASLSNLKKCPQFSSPTGAGNRYNSTPDLDHYPVINLKNELLSTTSQRFTVGQSFMPVESESVPKRISRAFFDGGFWESLAEARSKKTREQAPLISNTADHLAQLLEQYKALKLKVFPHTQELSAERIAQYAETRDWINSAIRCTAWHCHLFKLAVAGVDDVVRIYMKRTDNNGLTPVLKSPSQTQITCMAWRPLCAFELVVGCRQGMCFWTIDNNLHLGRTMNPSHILKHPANLPITTLQWNKDGTQLATASIGDSAILIWQPDNGMMQPLRRLGPPGSLLKWSPGNEWIFASTVDRVFRVWKCHDRWTTDRWVCNKGNVQAACWSPCGRFLLFASTSEPILYRLQFVKLLLGPVKSDDKEVLPVADLNAINLDGSNQTLIGGTAQQLAWDPHGKYLVITFKSTNSIAIFRTYIQKFDLQISGGYYLSGETPSEYPSYVCFQPLNRENDRSMLTIGWSSGRIQFHALD is encoded by the exons atggcaTCGTTGAGCAATTTAAAGAAATGTCCGCAATTTTCGTCGCCAACTGGCGCGGGTAATCGTTATAACTCCACACCGGACCTGGACCATTATCCggtgattaatttaaaaaatgagcTGCTCAGTACGACCTCTCAGCGATTTACAGTGGGCCAAAGTTTCATGCCGGTTGAAAGCGAGAGCGTGCCGAAGCGCATATCGCGAGCCTTTTTTGATGGCGGCTTTTGGGAATCGCTGGCCGAGGCGCGCAGCAAAAAGACGCGGGAACAGGCGCCGTTGATAAGCAATACGGCCGATCATCTGGCACAGTTGCTGGAGCAATATAAAGCACTCAAATTGAAGGTAtttccacacacacaggaGCTGAGCGCCGAGCGCATTGCACAGTATGCCGAAACGAG GGACTGGATTAATAGCGCCATACGCTGCACCGCCTGGCACTGTCATCTATTTAAGCTGGCCGTTGCCGGTGTGGACGATGTGGTGCGTATCTATATGAAGCGAACGGACAACAATGGGCTGACTCCAGTGCTGAAGAGTCCCTCGCAAACTCAAATCACATGCATGGCCTGGCGTCCATTGTGCGCCTTTGAGCTTGTGGTTGGATGTCGTCAGGGCATGTGCTTCTGGACAATTGACAACAATCTGCACTTGGGACGCACCATGAATCCCAGTCACATATTAAAACA TCCCGCCAATCTGCCCATCACAACGCTGCAGTGGAACAAGGACGGCACACAGCTGGCGACCGCTTCGATTGGAGACAGTGCCATCCTTATTTGGCAACCGGACAATGGCATGATGCAACCATTGCGTCGTTTAGGTCCGCCCGGATCGCTGCTTAAATGGTCGCCGGGCAATGAATGGATCTTTGCCAGCACCGTGGATCGGGTGTTTCGTGTGTGGAAATGCCATGATCGCTGGACCACAGATCGCTGGGTATGCAACAAAGGCAACGTGCAAGCCGCCTGCTGGTCACCTTGTGGACGCTTCCTGCTCTTTGCCAGCACATCAGAGCCAATCCTTTATCGTCTGCAGTTCGTGAAGTTGCTTCTCGGACCCG TGAAAAGCGACGATAAGGAGGTACTGCCTGTGGCGGATTTAAATGCCATCAACTTAGATGGCAGCAATCAAACTTTAATTGGCGGCACTGCCCAGCAGTTGGCTTGGGATCCACATGGCAAATATCTGGTGATCACCTTCAAGTCCACAAACTCGATTGCTATCTTTCgcacatatatacaaaagttTGATTTGCAAATCTCTGGTGGATATTATCTGAGCGGAGAAACTCCATCGGAATATCCCAGCTATGTGTGCTTCCAGCCGTTGAACAGGGAGAATGATCGTTCCATGTTGACCATTGGCTGGTCAAGTGGTCGCATACAGTTCCATGCATTAGATTGa
- the LOC117788114 gene encoding uncharacterized protein LOC117788114: MTNDLSIHEAKTEELAVTKVVLSSEWREHLTPKTNEFFDCRVTHVEKDGSIWIVEKVNADRIKRLSDNMARCMQKREPCKLEEIAIGDLVCVAFDEQMHRGEIMDLKSNSKRVAVRLIDNGTVNTIDVQDIYLAVPQMAETKAYAVRVILSSKTGMDLNKLTNVTLRLVGDKTVNGIHQAELRTFKTIPLDLPIQMLSSHPEVILLKAFQHNVTLNEPQVALVQIKKWNNLTDDLNPKNVMKFIEPFPKTVRIFFLLARTERGYRRAFLIDYIEEASKFLVYEMDEGRITITDEVRRIPNHLLEHPPRVFAVSLTPGNKLSLRQTISKCGRRLSIKFQDNSNMEKQRSVQATLLAKDNKEQVCDVRVDKFLGRIAELGLRYWQEPIENGSLVYITHVVNYHTICISSVRTKQYTDIFESLGTKCLPFGSTSKIPNGTTVLVVCPAQGYYRAEVIDKESDLYAVRNIDTGIDTATRVPLSYLRKSCAFLDNLPISQCRGSIKTLHIIKGDAVPPNSAAYQLLMQLYENKSQLKVDFAGSECGSLDLLDVNAEPPSLSARMLPLLFTASSANLKHDSAQNSPVAFVDDGLSIVGLPPLPPSPPDTPGSKAIGRHYFDDLKRELIPLGDNVCVTVIFATNLHKTGYIMACSFPNSKARDKFQYLLSHVNDFVMNEDKSFPGYLPHVGEMCLTLFSEDNLWYRGVCVNLVNDNQQAEIYFCDFGNTEVVSLEKIKPISPELLFTVNTTKCFIDGFNKSKDFKILEEKLAINNTIACSVLQGPERNTRTLKIPN; encoded by the exons ATGACCAACGATTTATCGATACATGAGGCAAAAACTGAAGAATTGGCCGTTACAAAAGTCGTGTTGAGTTCGGAATGGCGCGAGCATTTGACTCCAAAAACAAACGAATTCTTCGATTGTCGTGTCACGCACGTCGAGAAGGATGGTTCCATTTGGATCGTCGAGAAGGTCAATGCTGATCGCATAAAGCGTCTAAGCGACAACATGGCCCGCTGCATGCAGAAGAGGGAGCCATGTAAGCTGGAGGAGATTGCCATTGGCGACCTGGTATGCGTCGCTTTCGATGAGCAAATGCATCGTGGCGAGATCATGGACCTCAAATCGAATTCCAAGCGTGTTGCAGTGCGTCTCATTGACAATGGCACTGTGAACACCATCGATGTCCAGGACATTTATTTGGCGGTGCCGCAGATGGCCGAGACCAAGGCTTATGCCGTCCGGGTAATCTTATCCTCGAAGACTGGCATGGATCTGAACAAGCTAACAAATGTAACATTGCGTCTTGTGGGTGACAAGACTGTCAATGGCATCCATCAGGCTGAGCTGAGGACCTTCAAGACGATTCCCCTCGATTTGCCGATTCAAATGCTGTCCAGCCATCCGGAAGTGATCCTGCTCAAGGCCTTTCAGCACAACGTTACGCTCAATGAGCCGCAAGTAGCTCTcgtgcaaataaaaaagtggAACAACCTCACCGACGATTTGAATCCGAAGAATGTTATGAAATTTATCGAACCCTTTCCAAAAACGGTGCGCATATTCTTTCTATTGGCCCGCACCGAACGAGGCTATCGTCGTGCTTTCTTAATTGACTATATCGAGGAGGCATCCAAGTTTTTGGTTTATGAAATGGATGAGGGTCGCATCACCATCACTGATGAGGTTCGTCGCATTCCCAACCATCTCCTCGAACATCCACCTCGCGTGTTTGCCGTCTCGCTCACACCTGGCAACAAACTCTCCCTGCGACAGACAATATCCAAATGTGGTCGTCGTTTGTCTATTAAATTTCAAGACAATTCCAATATGGAGAAGCAGCGCTCGGTTCAGGCGACATTATTGGCCAAGGACAACAAGGAGCAAGTGTGCGACGTGCGCGTTGACAAATTTCTTGGAAGGATCGCCGAGCTGGGCTTAAGGTACTGGCAGGAGCCCATTGAGAATGGTAGCCTGGTCTACATCACGCACGTCGTCAATTATCACACGATCTGCATAAGCTCGGTGCGGACCAAACAATACACTGATATATTCGAAAGTCTCGGCACCAAATGCTTACCCTTTGGTTCGACTAGCAAGATTCCGAATGGAACCACTGTCCTCGTAGTGTGTCCTGCTCAGGGATATTATCGTGCAGAG gtgatagaCAAGGAAAGTGACCTTTATGCTGTTCGCAACATCGATACTGGCATCGATACTGCGACTCGAGTGCCGTTGTCATATTTGCGTAAATCGTGCGCATTTCTGGATAACTTGCCTATTAGCCAATGTCGTGGTAGTATCAAGACCTTACATATCATTAAGGGGGATGCAGTGCCTCCAAATTCAGCAGCTTATCAATTGTTGATGCAGCTGTATGAGAATAAGTCGCAACTGAAGGTTGACTTTGCCGGCTCCGAGTGTGGTTCTCTGGATTTACTAGATGTCAACGCCGAACCGCCCTCGCTCTCAGCTCGTATGCTGCCTTTGTTGTTCACGGCTTCTTCTGCCAATCTCAAACATGACTCGGCTCAAAACTCACCTGTAGCGTTTGTCGATGATGGTCTGAGTATTGTTGGATTACCGCCACTGCCACCGTCGCCTCCTGATACTCCGGGAAGTAAGGCAATAGGACGTCATTATTTTGATGACCTTAAACGTGAATTGATTCCGCTCGGCGATAATGTCTGTGTTACAGTCATATTTGCCACGAATCTCCACAAGACTGGCTACATAATGGCTTGCTCCTTTCCAAACTCGAAGGCGCGTGATAAGTTCCAGTACCTGCTAAGTCACGTGAATGACTTTGTCATGAATGAGGACAAGAGTTTTCCGGGTTATCTGCCCCA CGTTGGTGAAATGTGCTTGACACTCTTTTCGGAGGACAATTTATGGTACCGTGGCGTTTGTGTGAACCTGGTCAACGATAATCAACAGGCGGAAATTTATTTCTGTGATTTTGGCAACACGGAGGTGGTCTCCCTGGAGAAGATCAAACCCATCTCCCCCGAGTTGCTCTTTACAGTTAATACCACCAAGTGTTTCATAGATG GCTTCAACAAGTCCAAGGACTTTAAGATCCTCGAGGAAAAGCTTGCTATCAACAATACTATCGCTTGCTCTGTGCTGCAAGGACCAGAACGCAACACTCGTACCCTTAAAATTccgaattga
- the LOC117789639 gene encoding uncharacterized protein LOC117789639 isoform X2, with translation MKKEALIVNDCQTSIERQHKTMEIPSSKPENPNPLLAIPKWINEDYFRPIIEKDVTDFVRIKNFTSIAATKAGDNFSSIMVRVIVDIELKDGSEQEMSYILKTVLENSKGGSMFPRETNMYQTQIPNFIRLYKEAGVDVQLGPKCVHIDENPDGITIVMEDLKRQKFQNVDRTKGLDMEHMRGVLHKAAELHAASAVTYEQNGPFNEMYNHTLYNENHRERWEKVLKLRNVQYIQAMREWQLPDVEKYIAKVLSPRETFDIGKRLSKVDENEFNCLNHGDLWCNNVMFSEDRTLLIDFQLVKWGSPAHDLWYLIASSSSLDIKITEFDHFIEIYHTRLVECLKLLKYSKPIPTLRELHIMMLKYGDLGMITATGILVIALLPHDKNFDINNYYAQGPEGDDFRYKAFSNPYYVKAMLQLNPFLNNKGLL, from the exons GAGGCCTTGATTGTGAATGATTGTCAGACATCAATTGAACGGCAACATAAAACTATG GAGATCCCATCTAGTAAGCCAGAGAATCCCAACCCGCTTCTCGCCATTCCCAAGTGGATAAACGAAGACTATTTTCGTCCAATAATTGAAAAAGATGTGACGGACTTTGTGAGGATAAAGAACTTTACATCCATAGCAGCAACGAAAGCAGGTGACAACTTCTCCTCAATCATGGTGAGAGTAATCGTTGACATTGAGCTTAAAG ATGGCAGTGAGCAGGAAATGTCCTACATTCTAAAGACGGTTTTAGAGAACAGTAAAGGAGGTAGTATGTTTCCCAGGGAAACGAATATGTATCAGACCCAAATACCCAACTTTATCAGGCTCTATAAGGAGGCAGGCGTGGACGTTCAACTCGGACCCAAATGTGTCCATATTGATGAAAATCCGGATGGTATAACAATCGTGATGGAGGATCTGAAACGACAGAAATTTCAGAACGTTGATCGCACCAAGGGACTCGATATGGAACACATGCGTGGGGTTCTACACAAAGCGGCCGAGTTGCATGCCGCCTCTGCGGTAACCTACGAACAAAATGGACCCTTTAACGAGATGTACAATCATACCCTGTATAATGAAAACCATCGTGAAAGATGGGAGAAAGTGCTTAAACTTCGAAATGTGCAGTATATTCAGGCAATGCGGGAATGGCAACTTCCGGATGTGGAGAAATATATTGCAAAGGTTTTATCTCCAAGGGAGACGTTCGATATTGGAAAAAGACTGTCGAAAGTCGACGAAAATGAATTCAATTGCTTAAACCACGGTGATCTATGGTGTAACAATGTAATGTTTTCTGAAGATCGCACTTTGCTTATCGATTTTCAACTTGTAAAATGGGGATCTCCTGCCCATGATCTTTGGTATTTAATAGCATCGTCTTCCTCACTGGACATTAAGATCACGGAATTTGATCATTTCATTGAAATCTATCACACGCGTTTGGTGGAATGCCtcaaattactaaaatattCCAAGCCCATTCCCACACTGAGGGAATTACACATCATGATGCTCAAATACGGCGATTTGG GTATGATCACGGCGACTGGTATTTTAGTGATTGCACTTTTGCCACATGATAAGAATTTCgatataaataattactatGCCCAGGGCCCTGAAGGCGACGATTTTCGTTATAAAGCTTTTTCTAATCCCTACTACGTGAAAGCTATGCTCCAGCTAAATCCGTTCCTCAACAACAAAGGGCTTCTATGA